One window of Oscillibacter hominis genomic DNA carries:
- a CDS encoding site-specific integrase produces MDEAARDQRIPYNPVRLCREPQAEAYKTAPLRLGQIQRYLNAAEQLGALPLIYTGLSSGLRQCELITLSWADFHIRCRYILKGQRLLTLNSKAEHLLGRIPETGFYVFLNPKTGAPYHLHEFYYLHKRILKQAGLPWVAFRNLQRQCMEVGI; encoded by the coding sequence ATGGATGAAGCGGCCCGTGACCAGCGCATCCCCTACAACCCGGTACGACTCTGCCGGGAACCGCAAGCAGAAGCATATAAAACAGCCCCTTTGCGCCTGGGGCAGATCCAGCGGTACCTGAACGCGGCGGAACAGTTGGGCGCACTCCCCCTCATCTACACAGGACTCTCCAGCGGCCTGCGGCAATGTGAACTCATCACCTTGTCGTGGGCCGATTTTCATATCCGCTGCCGGTACATTCTCAAGGGACAGCGCCTGCTGACCCTTAACAGCAAAGCGGAGCATCTTCTGGGACGGATACCGGAAACCGGCTTCTATGTGTTCCTCAACCCCAAGACCGGAGCGCCATATCATCTCCATGAGTTCTACTATCTGCACAAGCGGATTCTGAAACAAGCAGGGCTTCCGTGGGTGGCCTTCCGGAATCTGCAGCGCCAGTGCATGGAGGTGGGGATATGA
- a CDS encoding MarR family winged helix-turn-helix transcriptional regulator, whose amino-acid sequence MKIESQNLFNDINRAIIKCRGLYSAWSANHGISYHEMLVIYTIREFGFCTQKHICDSYLLPRQTMNNVISGMRKNGLLVYSSEHSVGREKAFVLSDKGETYAAPLLDSLDILESGALERLGSEKMAMLIQLLSEYDKALYTVMEVKKE is encoded by the coding sequence ATGAAAATAGAGTCGCAGAATCTATTCAATGATATTAACCGGGCGATCATCAAGTGCCGCGGTTTATATTCCGCATGGTCTGCCAATCACGGAATCAGCTATCATGAGATGCTCGTGATCTATACCATCCGTGAGTTTGGATTTTGCACACAAAAACATATCTGTGATAGTTATCTGCTCCCACGTCAGACGATGAACAATGTCATAAGCGGAATGCGGAAAAATGGTTTGCTGGTATATAGCAGCGAACACTCTGTTGGCCGGGAAAAGGCATTTGTGCTTTCCGATAAGGGAGAAACTTATGCAGCTCCATTACTCGATTCACTGGACATATTGGAATCCGGTGCATTGGAACGGCTTGGCAGCGAAAAAATGGCTATGCTGATACAGCTTTTGTCGGAATATGACAAGGCATTATATACCGTTATGGAAGTAAAGAAGGAATAG
- a CDS encoding DGQHR domain-containing protein — MKTKRTKKKLTAEQKAAQLKKHKELAFRKKIHSSFTEAGFTYFSTLGKHFSIGTRIVELDYLFLHENIIVICEDNTKQKKDINHIRNKNESFAEIRSNKTAFLSWLASTFPEKAAMVKQYLPERYFLYYIYISQTELEITEEEKKRYSNLLFWDTETLSFFNRMAQCIQHSARYEIFRYLGLKNDEIGFSGSEGGKTTIKAPIIYPQDATGLRNGVRVVSFMMSAEKLLRTSYVLRKDSWEESMFLYQRLIEKDKVKSIRAFLAQKGEAFYNNIIVALPDNVTFEDDTGNPILVENIGDFQHCKLVLPDEMNSICVIDGQHRIFAHYEAPITEKYELQIAPLRKQLHLLVTGLIFPAEMKEAERKQIQSQIFLDINDNTKKVAPNVLTHIEMVKDPFSDIGLARRVIERLNKKRVFLNCFELSALDESKIKVASIIKFALRYLVTTTPAEEKTSLYAYWPGDKEAFQQKDETALNDYIEFCAKSIDLYFSAIRDAFKLAWNDPASKILSVISINGFIIAFNRQLNKYGVRDYPFYSGCVRKLSIDFSKDGFPYTSSQYRKFSGKILAEAFDFTDEELETT; from the coding sequence ATGAAAACGAAGCGTACGAAGAAAAAACTGACCGCAGAGCAAAAGGCTGCACAATTGAAAAAGCACAAAGAACTTGCATTTAGAAAGAAAATTCACAGTAGTTTCACCGAAGCAGGTTTTACATATTTCTCCACACTGGGCAAGCATTTCTCGATCGGTACCCGGATTGTAGAATTAGACTATCTGTTTTTGCATGAAAATATCATCGTTATTTGCGAGGACAATACCAAGCAAAAGAAGGATATTAACCATATTAGGAACAAGAATGAAAGCTTTGCAGAAATCAGGAGTAATAAGACTGCTTTCCTTAGCTGGCTTGCAAGTACTTTTCCAGAAAAAGCAGCTATGGTAAAGCAATACCTTCCTGAGCGATACTTTTTGTACTACATTTATATTTCTCAAACAGAACTTGAGATTACAGAAGAAGAGAAAAAGAGATATAGTAATTTGCTTTTCTGGGATACTGAGACACTGTCCTTTTTTAATAGAATGGCTCAATGTATCCAGCATTCAGCTCGATATGAGATATTCCGCTATTTGGGGTTAAAGAATGACGAGATCGGATTCAGCGGAAGTGAAGGCGGAAAAACAACAATCAAAGCCCCCATCATCTATCCCCAGGATGCAACCGGTTTGCGTAACGGTGTAAGAGTCGTGTCGTTTATGATGTCTGCTGAAAAGTTGTTGCGCACCAGCTATGTTTTACGAAAAGATAGCTGGGAAGAATCCATGTTTTTGTATCAAAGATTGATCGAAAAAGATAAGGTAAAAAGTATCAGGGCGTTTTTAGCGCAAAAAGGTGAGGCATTTTACAATAATATCATTGTAGCCCTTCCTGACAACGTAACGTTCGAAGATGATACTGGAAATCCCATCTTAGTGGAGAATATTGGAGATTTCCAGCACTGTAAACTCGTTTTACCCGATGAAATGAATAGCATTTGTGTTATTGATGGACAGCATAGAATTTTTGCTCATTATGAAGCACCTATCACTGAAAAGTACGAGCTACAAATTGCGCCGTTAAGAAAACAACTGCATCTTTTAGTTACTGGACTAATTTTCCCCGCAGAGATGAAGGAGGCCGAACGCAAACAAATTCAAAGCCAGATTTTCTTAGATATTAATGATAATACTAAGAAAGTTGCTCCCAATGTACTCACGCATATTGAGATGGTTAAAGACCCATTCTCTGACATAGGTCTGGCACGTCGCGTAATTGAGCGACTAAATAAGAAGCGCGTATTCTTAAATTGCTTTGAATTATCTGCCCTTGATGAAAGCAAGATTAAAGTTGCGTCTATTATTAAATTTGCGCTTCGCTATCTGGTAACCACTACTCCTGCCGAAGAAAAGACAAGCTTATATGCTTACTGGCCGGGTGACAAGGAAGCGTTTCAGCAAAAGGACGAAACTGCTCTCAATGATTATATTGAGTTTTGCGCCAAAAGCATAGATTTGTATTTCTCGGCAATTAGGGACGCTTTTAAACTTGCTTGGAACGATCCAGCATCGAAAATTCTTTCCGTAATTTCTATCAATGGTTTTATCATTGCGTTTAATAGACAGTTGAATAAATACGGAGTTCGGGATTATCCGTTTTATAGCGGCTGCGTAAGAAAGCTATCTATTGATTTCTCAAAAGACGGTTTCCCTTATACATCAAGCCAGTATAGAAAGTTTTCTGGAAAGATACTCGCCGAAGCATTTGACTTTACTGATGAGGAATTAGAGACTACTTAA
- a CDS encoding DNA-methyltransferase — protein sequence MIQKEFNESNKLTLFNGDCSKLLKTIPSNSVDLIITSPPYCIGKAYEDPSDDIETFKKQHEDIFVDLYRVLKTGGSICWQVGYHVSDQCVIPLDYIVYDIFTSKSAGFENPLILRNRIIWTFGHGLNSTKRFSGRHEIILWFTKGEQSVFNLDDVRVPQKYPGKKSYKGPNKGNLSGNPLGKNPSDVWDIPNVKAMHVEKTDHPCQFPVAIPQRLIRALTAPNGLILDPFMGSGTTGVAAYIENRRFVGAEILKKYYDIAIDRLEETVCGNIKIREDKPVAEPNTNTAVAKLPDEFAKARGKIL from the coding sequence ATGATACAAAAAGAATTTAACGAATCGAATAAGTTGACACTTTTCAATGGGGATTGCTCGAAACTCTTGAAGACTATTCCGTCGAATTCAGTAGATTTGATTATTACTTCCCCGCCGTATTGTATTGGAAAGGCTTATGAAGATCCCAGTGATGATATTGAAACGTTCAAAAAACAGCATGAGGATATTTTTGTTGACTTATATCGTGTGTTAAAAACAGGTGGAAGCATTTGTTGGCAAGTAGGTTATCACGTTTCAGATCAATGTGTCATTCCACTTGACTATATTGTATACGACATCTTCACCAGTAAAAGTGCCGGTTTTGAAAACCCGTTAATCTTGCGCAACCGTATTATTTGGACTTTTGGTCACGGACTAAATAGCACAAAACGCTTTAGCGGGAGACACGAAATAATCCTTTGGTTTACCAAGGGTGAACAAAGTGTGTTCAATCTTGATGATGTGCGGGTTCCACAAAAATATCCCGGAAAGAAGTCATATAAGGGTCCTAACAAGGGAAATCTTAGCGGGAATCCATTAGGAAAGAATCCTTCGGATGTTTGGGATATTCCTAATGTAAAAGCAATGCATGTTGAAAAAACAGATCATCCATGCCAGTTTCCTGTTGCCATTCCTCAGCGTCTTATTAGGGCACTTACTGCACCAAACGGCCTGATTCTCGATCCCTTTATGGGATCTGGAACTACAGGAGTAGCCGCATATATAGAGAACAGGCGATTTGTAGGTGCCGAAATTCTAAAAAAGTATTATGACATTGCCATAGACCGGCTTGAGGAAACTGTATGTGGAAATATTAAGATTCGTGAAGATAAACCTGTTGCCGAACCTAACACAAATACAGCTGTAGCGAAGCTCCCAGATGAATTTGCAAAGGCACGAGGGAAGATATTATGA
- a CDS encoding N-terminal phage integrase SAM-like domain-containing protein yields MQNENSYTVGQWCDRWFCKNRGRWSGSTVGGYRNLIYRHILPRIGASRWRS; encoded by the coding sequence ATGCAGAACGAAAACAGCTACACAGTAGGCCAGTGGTGCGACCGTTGGTTCTGCAAGAACCGGGGCAGATGGAGCGGCAGCACCGTGGGCGGATACCGAAACCTGATCTACCGCCACATTCTCCCCAGAATCGGGGCATCCCGCTGGCGGAGCTGA
- a CDS encoding tyrosine-type recombinase/integrase, protein MFARAFTDGVPAPWPVFKAGTVRPGTLTGYRRYIDSYIKPQLGDKQISLISQQDVQRMYRRLKTDGRIHEHPELGHQLSDSMVRHIHSMLHAALKDAVQAHVIPRNPTEGTTAPKPNYKPKRILTSAELDAFLEVVEQDELWRDFFQTELMTGLRRGEICGLQWSDFDGEAGTLKVCRTLHSKRKGEYTTGESKTGQGMRTIILPHSVADILRQRRADAIGPWIFPDPVKPEDPVYPNAAYHHMKTLLQQAGLPSIRFHDLRHTFATHALTSGVDAKTLSGILGHTNASFTLDTYTHVTSDMQKIASGIVGGFMEDLFGKELKPWQENERPATEP, encoded by the coding sequence GTGTTTGCAAGGGCTTTCACCGACGGCGTACCGGCCCCATGGCCCGTTTTTAAGGCGGGTACGGTGCGCCCCGGCACCCTCACCGGTTACCGCCGCTACATCGACAGCTACATCAAACCGCAGCTGGGCGACAAGCAGATCTCCCTCATCTCCCAGCAGGACGTCCAGCGGATGTACCGCCGACTGAAAACGGATGGGCGCATCCACGAGCATCCCGAGCTGGGCCACCAGCTCTCCGACTCCATGGTCCGCCACATCCACTCCATGCTCCACGCCGCGCTGAAAGACGCAGTGCAGGCTCATGTCATTCCCCGCAACCCCACCGAGGGAACGACAGCGCCCAAGCCCAACTACAAGCCCAAGCGCATCCTCACCAGCGCGGAGCTGGACGCCTTCCTCGAGGTAGTGGAACAGGACGAGCTGTGGCGTGACTTCTTCCAGACGGAGCTGATGACCGGCCTGCGGCGGGGTGAGATCTGTGGTCTGCAATGGAGCGACTTCGACGGAGAGGCCGGGACGCTGAAGGTGTGCCGCACCCTCCACAGCAAGCGCAAGGGCGAGTACACCACCGGCGAGTCAAAGACCGGCCAGGGCATGCGCACCATCATCCTGCCCCACAGCGTGGCCGATATTCTGCGGCAGCGCAGGGCGGATGCCATCGGTCCGTGGATCTTCCCTGACCCGGTGAAGCCGGAGGACCCCGTCTATCCCAATGCAGCCTATCACCACATGAAGACCCTGCTCCAGCAGGCGGGCCTGCCCAGCATCCGCTTCCACGATCTGCGTCACACCTTCGCCACCCACGCCCTTACCAGCGGCGTGGACGCCAAGACGCTCTCCGGCATCCTGGGCCACACCAATGCGTCCTTCACGCTGGACACCTACACCCACGTCACATCGGATATGCAGAAGATAGCCTCTGGCATCGTGGGCGGCTTCATGGAAGACCTGTTCGGAAAGGAGTTGAAACCGTGGCAAGAAAACGAAAGGCCGGCGACGGAACCGTAA